The proteins below come from a single Dinghuibacter silviterrae genomic window:
- the nadB gene encoding L-aspartate oxidase, which produces MQTDFLVIGSGIAGLTYALKVADACPDRKVTVITKTTEDETNTKYAQGGVAVVNDLENDSFEKHIEDTLIAGDGLCNPEVVEIVVKEGPERVQEIIDWGAEFDRTPDGDYARGKEGGHSVFRVLHHKDVTGRELERTLLAAVHAKENIEVLNHCFVVDLITQHHLGYLVTKSTPDIECYGVYVLNLHTGEIEKIISRITLLATGGNGGVYRTTTNPRIATGDGVAMAYRAKGRIENMEFIQFHPTALFEAGVGSAFLISEAVRGDGAILRNRKGEAFMERYDARKDLAPRDIVARAIDSEMKRTGTEYVYLDCRHMNQEKFIHHFPNIYEKCRSIGIDVATQMIPVAPAAHYSCGGIKTDEWGQTSIGNLYACGECASTGLHGANRLASNSLLEAMVFAHRCYMDGIRRVSSVSLRTDLPDWNAHGTAQPSEMILITQSLKELQQVMTDYVGIVRTDVRLERAMKRLDLLHEETERLYEAATISPQLLELRNMITVAYIIVKCAQFRKESRGLHYNTDYPAHSAIVQNMVW; this is translated from the coding sequence ATGCAGACCGACTTCCTAGTGATCGGCTCCGGTATCGCGGGGCTGACCTACGCGCTAAAGGTGGCGGATGCCTGTCCGGACAGGAAGGTGACCGTCATTACGAAGACGACAGAGGACGAGACCAATACCAAGTACGCCCAGGGTGGCGTTGCCGTCGTCAATGACCTGGAGAACGACAGTTTCGAGAAACACATCGAGGATACGCTCATCGCCGGGGATGGGCTTTGCAACCCGGAGGTCGTGGAGATCGTCGTGAAGGAAGGCCCGGAACGCGTCCAGGAGATCATCGACTGGGGTGCCGAGTTCGACCGTACACCGGACGGGGATTATGCCCGGGGCAAAGAGGGGGGACATTCCGTTTTCCGCGTCCTCCACCACAAGGATGTGACGGGAAGAGAGCTCGAAAGAACCCTGCTGGCCGCGGTGCACGCGAAGGAGAACATAGAAGTGCTCAACCATTGCTTCGTCGTGGACCTGATCACCCAGCACCACCTCGGATACCTGGTCACCAAGTCCACCCCTGATATCGAATGTTATGGGGTTTACGTGCTGAACCTCCACACGGGTGAGATCGAAAAGATCATTTCCCGGATCACGCTCCTGGCCACCGGGGGTAACGGTGGCGTCTACCGTACGACCACGAATCCACGCATCGCCACGGGTGACGGGGTAGCAATGGCCTACCGCGCCAAAGGCCGGATCGAGAACATGGAGTTTATCCAGTTCCATCCCACCGCCCTTTTCGAGGCGGGCGTGGGTAGTGCGTTTCTCATCTCCGAAGCCGTCCGGGGTGACGGGGCCATCCTCCGGAACCGCAAGGGCGAAGCCTTTATGGAACGCTATGACGCGCGAAAGGATCTGGCTCCCCGCGACATCGTGGCCAGGGCGATCGACAGTGAAATGAAGCGGACCGGTACGGAATATGTGTACCTGGATTGCCGGCACATGAACCAGGAGAAATTCATCCACCACTTCCCCAATATCTACGAGAAGTGCCGTTCCATCGGCATCGACGTGGCTACGCAAATGATCCCGGTTGCCCCGGCGGCGCACTACAGCTGCGGTGGCATCAAGACCGATGAATGGGGCCAGACCTCCATCGGCAACCTCTATGCCTGCGGAGAATGCGCCAGCACCGGTTTGCATGGCGCCAACCGCCTGGCGAGCAATTCCCTCCTGGAGGCGATGGTCTTTGCCCATCGTTGTTATATGGACGGGATCCGGCGGGTGTCGTCGGTATCGCTGCGCACGGATCTGCCTGACTGGAACGCCCACGGTACGGCTCAACCGAGCGAAATGATCCTGATCACACAAAGCCTGAAGGAGCTTCAACAGGTCATGACCGACTATGTCGGTATCGTCCGGACCGACGTGCGTCTGGAAAGGGCGATGAAGCGGCTCGACCTGCTCCACGAAGAAACGGAGCGGCTCTACGAAGCGGCGACTATTTCACCCCAGCTCCTGGAGCTGCGCAACATGATCACCGTGGCTTATATCATCGTCAAGTGCGCCCAATTCAGAAAAGAGAGCAGGGGGCTACACTACAATACCGACTATCCGGCGCACAGCGCCATCGTGCAAAATATGGTGTGGTGA
- a CDS encoding rhodanese-like domain-containing protein translates to MPLSVAYLYGLPVLTPLDVLIRLSHPDFFVFDNNPETVFLHHRVPGALRLDPMHFTESDLPTDEEASLLFYSSGPLCGAGTHAARRARRMGYPHVYVMTAGITGWIKEGCPIERG, encoded by the coding sequence ATGCCGCTGTCGGTCGCCTATCTTTATGGGTTGCCCGTGCTCACGCCATTGGATGTGCTCATCAGGCTCAGCCATCCAGACTTTTTTGTGTTCGACAACAACCCCGAAACGGTCTTCTTACACCACCGGGTACCCGGTGCCCTCCGGCTCGATCCCATGCATTTTACGGAATCCGACCTGCCCACCGACGAAGAAGCGTCCCTGTTGTTCTATTCTTCCGGACCCCTTTGCGGGGCGGGTACGCATGCCGCCCGGAGGGCCAGACGGATGGGGTACCCGCACGTATACGTGATGACGGCGGGTATCACCGGCTGGATTAAAGAGGGATGCCCGATAGAGAGGGGGTAG
- a CDS encoding DJ-1/PfpI family protein, with the protein MRKKTCYVFLTEEYADYEIALVMAGLHSFGGVEVMTFALTREPVSSMGNLAVLPDYALNEVDPSDVDLLLLPGSPLWEQGANQEIAGLVRSVYLLDRGIAAICGATVFLAREGYLDNCWHTSNFEGYLATTADSYGGEVKYTGEPAVRDGQLITAGGVYGFQFAVEVFDFLGLRENPGFQEWLQYFHRGEEVIRRSRAILF; encoded by the coding sequence ATGCGTAAGAAAACCTGTTATGTTTTTTTGACCGAAGAATACGCCGACTATGAGATCGCCCTGGTGATGGCGGGGCTGCACAGTTTTGGAGGTGTGGAAGTAATGACGTTTGCGCTCACCAGGGAACCGGTGTCTTCCATGGGCAACCTCGCCGTGCTCCCCGACTACGCACTGAATGAAGTCGACCCCAGCGACGTGGACCTGCTCCTCCTTCCCGGTAGCCCGCTCTGGGAACAAGGCGCCAACCAGGAGATCGCGGGTCTTGTACGCTCGGTATACCTGCTGGACAGGGGGATTGCGGCTATTTGCGGGGCCACGGTCTTCCTGGCGCGGGAAGGGTACCTGGACAACTGCTGGCATACCAGCAACTTCGAAGGCTACCTGGCGACGACGGCCGATAGCTACGGAGGGGAAGTAAAGTATACAGGTGAACCCGCCGTCCGGGACGGGCAACTTATTACGGCCGGTGGCGTGTATGGCTTCCAGTTCGCGGTGGAAGTATTTGACTTCCTGGGGCTCAGGGAGAACCCCGGCTTCCAGGAATGGCTACAATATTTCCACAGGGGCGAGGAGGTTATCCGCCGTTCCAGGGCGATTCTTTTTTAG
- a CDS encoding GyrI-like domain-containing protein: MQLNTSPPLHVLSFSVRTTLADLGKYGVTVPKQLYAEAALLGLLVTGPLRWRYLGADGRRDTVFTLQIGLPVERPAHPTEGILFSFEEWPAFYGLAQIHEGPWELLHETYGKGIEWLLHEGYTIGPEARESYLNVDLVVPAFHRTEVHIGIV; encoded by the coding sequence ATGCAGCTCAACACATCTCCCCCCCTTCACGTCCTTTCTTTTAGCGTACGCACCACCCTGGCCGACCTGGGCAAGTATGGCGTCACGGTTCCCAAACAGCTGTATGCCGAGGCGGCACTGCTTGGTTTGTTGGTGACCGGGCCTTTGCGCTGGCGATACCTGGGAGCGGACGGCAGGAGGGACACGGTTTTCACCCTGCAGATCGGGCTCCCGGTGGAAAGACCGGCACACCCAACGGAAGGCATCTTGTTTTCGTTTGAAGAATGGCCGGCTTTTTACGGCCTTGCCCAGATCCACGAAGGACCCTGGGAATTGCTCCATGAAACCTATGGCAAAGGAATAGAATGGCTGCTCCACGAGGGATATACCATCGGGCCGGAGGCCCGCGAGTCTTACCTCAACGTGGACCTGGTTGTTCCCGCTTTTCACCGGACCGAGGTGCACATCGGTATTGTATAA
- a CDS encoding helix-turn-helix transcriptional regulator, with protein sequence MNRIDRLHAILVHLQSKRRVTGQEIADRFGISLRSVYRDVKALEESGVPVIGEAGIGYSIMEGYRLPPVMFTQEEAAALLMGVKLTERFTDELTRKQIENALFKIKSVLRAPDREHIEQLSDNVVVAASRLPVEEGFNKYLSDLQKAVVAGRVVHLSYHTPYREHEQETFRDIEPFGLCYYGQAWHCFAWCRMRKDYRDFKITRIKDLRVTGDTFSRDQHPSLKEYLEKMVRSNNEVQEVKVLFDKATVRHLGEQKYYYGFVSQEFTGDHVRMTFLTGHPEYMAHWLFSFADRVEVESPDAMKDHIMNLFMRLQKKLLTPTTS encoded by the coding sequence TTGAACCGCATCGACAGACTTCATGCCATCCTGGTCCACCTGCAAAGCAAGCGCAGGGTGACGGGCCAGGAAATCGCCGACCGCTTCGGGATCAGCCTGAGGAGCGTCTACAGGGACGTAAAGGCCTTGGAGGAATCGGGGGTGCCGGTCATCGGGGAAGCGGGGATCGGGTACAGCATCATGGAGGGCTACCGTCTGCCCCCCGTTATGTTCACCCAGGAAGAGGCAGCGGCGCTGTTGATGGGGGTGAAGCTGACGGAAAGGTTTACGGACGAGCTGACCCGGAAACAAATCGAAAACGCCCTTTTTAAAATCAAGTCGGTGTTGAGGGCGCCGGACAGAGAGCACATAGAACAACTGTCCGATAATGTGGTCGTAGCAGCCTCCCGTCTGCCGGTGGAGGAGGGGTTCAACAAATACCTTTCGGATCTGCAAAAAGCGGTGGTGGCCGGCCGGGTCGTCCACCTGTCCTATCACACGCCTTACCGGGAGCATGAACAGGAAACTTTTCGTGATATAGAGCCCTTTGGGCTTTGCTATTACGGCCAGGCGTGGCACTGTTTCGCCTGGTGCCGGATGCGAAAGGACTACCGGGATTTTAAAATTACAAGGATCAAGGACTTACGCGTCACCGGGGATACGTTTTCCCGGGACCAGCACCCGTCCTTAAAGGAGTATCTCGAAAAGATGGTGCGCTCCAACAACGAGGTACAGGAGGTCAAAGTCCTTTTTGACAAGGCCACCGTGCGCCACCTGGGCGAGCAAAAATATTACTACGGCTTTGTCAGCCAGGAATTTACAGGAGACCATGTGCGGATGACCTTTTTGACGGGTCACCCGGAATATATGGCCCACTGGTTGTTCTCTTTTGCGGACCGGGTGGAGGTGGAATCCCCGGACGCGATGAAGGATCATATCATGAACCTGTTTATGCGTCTGCAAAAAAAATTGCTGACACCGACAACATCCTGA
- the ispG gene encoding (E)-4-hydroxy-3-methylbut-2-enyl-diphosphate synthase: MQLYAPSLTEYKRLKTLEVKVGDLVLGNFHPIRVQTMTTTDTMDTLGTVEQSIRCIEAGAEMVRITAPSKKEAENLESIRNALRARGYHTPLVADIHFTPNAAEIAARIVEKVRVNPGNYVDKKKFAFIDYTDADYLEELDRIRERFLPLIAICKQYGTAMRIGTNHGSLSDRIMSRYGDTPTGMVESAMEFLRIARDEQYHQIVLSMKASNPQVMVQAYRLLVRQMEEEFGVCYPLHLGVTEAGDGEDGRIKSAIGIGTLLEDGLGDTIRVSLTEDPELEIPVCRDIVKRYTHRSANPVIEPVGPLPYDPFHYQRRATDPVGNIGGTHVPVVMADLSHLSALRPEDLKSIGYTYDGASDKWNIADTAADYIYTGGSLPSFALPGTLKVVADAAVKGDRIPFWEAAAYSGQTGASGGAQPGVHFVRLHCSDAQAPEEIPEALLRDPGVVLCLTSDNPHAMAAVRRTLVTLQERGSKRPVLLMSTSAGQTADEHLIQFATETGALLLDGMGDGVFLRAEGGAVQVSGRNYQEQHGLEGLLNNTAFSILQATRTRISKTEYISCPSCGRTLFELQETTARIRSVTHHLKGVKIAIMGCIVNGPGEMADADFGYVGSGVGKITLYKGKDIVKRNIDSTIAVEELIGLIKDNGAWVEPA, translated from the coding sequence ATGCAGTTGTACGCGCCTTCCCTGACCGAATATAAACGCCTCAAGACCCTCGAAGTAAAGGTGGGCGACCTCGTTCTCGGCAACTTCCATCCCATACGTGTCCAGACGATGACGACGACCGATACCATGGATACCTTAGGTACCGTGGAGCAAAGCATCCGCTGTATAGAAGCCGGGGCTGAAATGGTACGCATCACGGCGCCCAGCAAAAAGGAAGCGGAGAACCTGGAAAGCATCCGGAATGCGTTGAGGGCGAGGGGCTACCATACCCCCCTGGTCGCGGACATCCATTTTACCCCCAACGCTGCGGAGATCGCGGCCCGGATCGTGGAAAAGGTCAGGGTTAACCCGGGGAACTATGTAGACAAGAAAAAGTTTGCTTTTATCGACTATACCGACGCGGATTACCTGGAAGAACTGGACCGCATCCGGGAACGCTTTTTACCCCTGATCGCCATCTGTAAACAATACGGCACGGCGATGCGCATCGGGACCAACCATGGTTCCCTGAGCGACCGCATTATGAGCCGGTATGGGGACACGCCCACGGGGATGGTCGAAAGCGCCATGGAATTCCTCCGGATCGCCCGGGACGAACAATACCACCAAATCGTGCTGAGCATGAAAGCCAGCAACCCGCAGGTAATGGTTCAGGCGTACCGCCTGCTGGTCCGGCAAATGGAGGAGGAATTCGGGGTTTGCTACCCACTGCACCTCGGTGTCACCGAAGCAGGAGACGGAGAGGACGGACGGATCAAGTCCGCCATTGGGATCGGGACATTGCTGGAGGACGGACTGGGGGATACGATCCGCGTCAGCCTTACCGAGGATCCGGAACTGGAAATACCCGTTTGTCGCGATATCGTCAAACGGTATACGCACCGGTCGGCCAACCCGGTCATTGAACCTGTCGGTCCGCTCCCTTACGATCCGTTTCACTATCAAAGACGCGCCACCGATCCGGTTGGCAATATCGGCGGGACGCATGTACCCGTTGTCATGGCCGATCTGAGCCACTTGTCTGCGCTCCGGCCGGAGGACCTGAAGAGCATCGGCTATACCTACGACGGGGCTTCGGATAAATGGAACATTGCGGATACCGCTGCGGATTATATTTATACCGGCGGTTCTTTGCCGTCGTTCGCGCTGCCCGGAACGCTGAAGGTCGTGGCCGACGCGGCGGTAAAGGGGGACCGGATCCCGTTTTGGGAAGCGGCGGCGTACAGCGGCCAAACGGGCGCGAGTGGCGGCGCACAGCCCGGCGTGCACTTCGTGCGCCTGCATTGCAGCGATGCACAAGCCCCGGAGGAGATCCCGGAGGCCCTACTGCGGGACCCGGGCGTTGTCCTTTGCCTGACCAGCGACAACCCGCACGCGATGGCCGCTGTGAGAAGGACGTTAGTGACTTTGCAGGAGCGCGGGTCGAAAAGACCGGTGCTGCTCATGTCGACGAGTGCCGGTCAAACGGCCGATGAACACCTGATCCAATTTGCCACGGAAACGGGCGCACTGCTGCTCGATGGGATGGGGGATGGGGTCTTTCTGAGAGCGGAGGGGGGCGCGGTCCAGGTTTCCGGCCGCAACTACCAGGAGCAACACGGTCTGGAAGGACTCCTGAACAATACGGCCTTTTCGATCCTCCAGGCGACGAGGACGCGGATCAGCAAAACAGAATACATTTCATGCCCCAGCTGTGGGCGGACCCTTTTCGAGCTGCAGGAAACCACGGCCAGGATCCGTTCGGTGACCCACCACCTGAAAGGGGTGAAGATCGCCATCATGGGCTGTATCGTCAACGGCCCCGGGGAAATGGCGGATGCCGACTTCGGGTACGTGGGCAGCGGCGTCGGGAAGATCACGCTGTATAAGGGAAAAGACATCGTGAAGCGAAACATCGACAGCACGATTGCCGTGGAAGAATTGATCGGACTGATCAAGGACAACGGGGCCTGGGTGGAACCGGCCTAA
- a CDS encoding tetratricopeptide repeat protein, translated as MKPFFWTLSLLAFTLVSRAQQANALIKKGNEAYKQQQFDKAAEAYKSALDKQPTSEIGQYNLGNALYKGKKLDEAATAYDKVAKSTKDRDFQQKAYYNEGVTLQQQQKLPECIDAYKNALKINPEDQDARFNLQKALAQQQQQQQQKQQQQQPKQKQKQQKQQQQQQQQQPQQQQSKLTKQQAEQLLKAMEQKEKDLQEKMEKAHATPQQPEKDW; from the coding sequence ATGAAACCTTTTTTTTGGACCCTGAGCCTTCTCGCGTTTACCCTGGTCAGCCGGGCACAACAAGCCAATGCACTGATCAAGAAGGGGAATGAGGCGTATAAGCAGCAACAGTTCGACAAGGCGGCCGAAGCCTATAAAAGCGCCCTGGACAAACAACCCACGAGCGAGATCGGGCAGTATAACCTCGGGAACGCGCTGTATAAGGGTAAGAAACTGGACGAGGCGGCCACGGCCTATGATAAGGTGGCCAAGTCCACCAAGGACCGGGATTTCCAGCAAAAAGCCTACTATAACGAAGGGGTCACTCTCCAGCAACAGCAAAAGCTGCCCGAGTGTATAGACGCATATAAAAACGCGTTGAAGATTAACCCCGAGGATCAGGATGCACGCTTCAACCTCCAAAAGGCCCTGGCGCAGCAACAACAGCAGCAACAGCAAAAACAGCAGCAACAACAGCCAAAACAAAAGCAGAAGCAGCAGAAACAACAGCAACAACAACAGCAGCAGCAACCCCAGCAGCAACAAAGCAAGCTGACCAAACAACAGGCGGAGCAACTGCTCAAAGCCATGGAACAGAAGGAAAAAGACCTCCAGGAAAAGATGGAGAAGGCCCACGCCACGCCTCAACAACCGGAAAAAGACTGGTAA
- a CDS encoding VWA domain-containing protein: MLHFQHTYYLYGLALLPAFGYLFYLVLSWKKRVRTRIGDPALVDQLTRNYSPRNFAIKFGLALAALVLMILGLANLQHKTGGKVNRKGLDVMILLDVSNSMLAGDLQPSRLARAKQVISRLLDDIPDDRVGLIIFAGHAYLNMPLSSDHAAAKMYLDAASPASAPTQGTSIGEALQMAQTMFNNKEKKYKAAILITDGEDHDENAPKVAEQLRGEGVVLHTIGLGSPTGAFIVDPSTGENKKDAEGNAVVTKLNQSLLQDLAGKTGGTYQLYDNTDAVVGNLEKSLNDMGGQSYEDDNFAQYDSYFFYFLWGALVVLLVEWCIPEKRQKPVAV; encoded by the coding sequence GTGTTGCATTTTCAACATACCTACTACCTGTACGGGCTGGCCCTGCTTCCCGCCTTTGGGTACCTTTTCTACCTGGTTCTGTCGTGGAAGAAAAGGGTCCGCACCCGGATCGGAGATCCGGCGCTGGTGGACCAATTGACGCGGAACTACAGTCCGAGGAACTTTGCTATCAAGTTTGGGCTGGCGCTGGCGGCGCTGGTGTTGATGATCCTCGGGTTGGCGAACCTGCAGCATAAGACCGGGGGCAAAGTAAACCGGAAAGGGCTGGATGTCATGATTCTCCTGGATGTAAGCAACAGTATGCTGGCGGGGGACCTTCAGCCGTCCCGCCTGGCGAGGGCCAAACAGGTGATCAGCCGTTTGCTGGACGACATACCCGATGACCGTGTCGGTCTGATCATTTTTGCCGGGCACGCTTATCTCAATATGCCCCTTAGCTCGGACCACGCGGCAGCCAAAATGTACCTGGACGCCGCGAGCCCGGCGTCGGCGCCTACCCAGGGGACGTCGATCGGCGAAGCGCTGCAGATGGCGCAAACCATGTTTAACAACAAGGAGAAGAAATACAAGGCCGCCATCCTGATCACGGACGGTGAGGACCACGACGAGAACGCTCCCAAGGTCGCCGAGCAACTGCGGGGCGAGGGCGTGGTACTGCACACCATCGGTCTTGGTTCGCCCACCGGTGCTTTTATCGTGGACCCCAGTACGGGGGAAAACAAAAAGGACGCCGAGGGAAATGCGGTGGTGACCAAGCTCAACCAGTCTTTGCTCCAGGACCTGGCCGGCAAGACGGGGGGAACCTACCAGCTGTATGACAACACGGACGCGGTGGTGGGGAACCTGGAAAAGTCGTTGAACGACATGGGCGGGCAGTCATACGAAGACGACAATTTTGCACAATACGACAGTTATTTCTTTTACTTCCTCTGGGGGGCGCTCGTTGTCTTGCTGGTGGAATGGTGTATCCCGGAGAAACGACAAAAACCGGTGGCTGTATGA
- a CDS encoding penicillin-binding transpeptidase domain-containing protein has protein sequence MMRKVLLMCALAGLAGGCSLNNVDKADYLKPYFDTAGVHGCFALYDNGRNEFTIYNKDRYLQRFPAGGTLNILTGLVGLETGKVFDEKKAGFAGDAPGADSAGESLADAFRTDDAAYFKTLAQVLGADTINNRIKAISYGNMDTRGGANLTISPDEQLGLVKRLFFDQLPFQKRTQEVMRTVMEREKTTLYTLAWTENYTSDSTGHPVGWALGWIEERNHPYFFVLNIDGDKGAGVLMRKILTQQGFFKGVM, from the coding sequence ATGATGCGCAAGGTTTTATTGATGTGCGCCCTCGCAGGCCTGGCCGGGGGGTGTTCGCTGAATAATGTGGACAAGGCGGATTACCTGAAGCCGTATTTCGACACGGCCGGTGTCCATGGGTGTTTCGCCCTGTATGACAATGGGCGCAACGAGTTCACGATCTACAATAAAGACAGGTATCTGCAACGCTTTCCGGCCGGAGGGACGTTAAACATCCTCACGGGGCTCGTTGGACTGGAAACCGGCAAGGTCTTTGACGAAAAGAAGGCCGGCTTCGCCGGCGACGCGCCAGGGGCTGACAGCGCCGGCGAGTCCCTCGCAGATGCATTCCGCACCGACGATGCCGCGTATTTCAAAACCCTGGCGCAGGTGCTCGGGGCGGATACGATAAACAATAGGATAAAGGCCATATCTTACGGGAACATGGATACCCGGGGCGGAGCGAACCTGACCATTTCACCGGACGAACAACTGGGTTTGGTAAAGCGCTTGTTTTTCGACCAGCTTCCCTTCCAGAAAAGGACGCAGGAAGTGATGCGGACGGTGATGGAGCGGGAAAAGACGACATTGTATACGCTGGCGTGGACGGAAAACTACACCTCGGATTCCACGGGACACCCGGTAGGCTGGGCCCTGGGTTGGATAGAAGAGCGGAATCATCCGTATTTTTTCGTCCTTAATATAGACGGAGACAAAGGCGCCGGGGTGCTGATGCGGAAAATTCTGACACAACAAGGATTCTTCAAAGGCGTTATGTAA
- the kbl gene encoding glycine C-acetyltransferase has translation MNENLVSRLGKELEAIRSEGLYKTERIIASEQGADILVNGKNVINLCANNYLGLSSHPKVLEAAHKALDSRGYGMSSVRFICGTQDIHKELEAKISRFLGTEDTILYVAAFDANGGVFEPLFGEADAIISDELNHASIIDGVRLCKAQRYRYKNNDMGDLEAKLKEAAGARSRIIVTDGSFSMDGTIARLDEIVALAEKYDAAVMSDESHSSGFLGKTGRGTHEYRGVMGRIDLITGTLGKALGGASGGFTSGRKEVIDMLRQRSRPYLFSNTLAPSIVGASIAVLDMLTETTALRDKLEWNTRYFRDNMTAAGFDIKPGDHPIVPIMLYDAVLAQKMAASLLDEGIYVIGFFYPVVAKGQARIRVQLSAAHEQHHLDKAIAAFTKIGKSLGVIK, from the coding sequence ATGAACGAAAACCTGGTTAGCCGGTTGGGCAAGGAATTGGAAGCCATCCGGTCGGAAGGATTGTACAAGACAGAAAGGATCATCGCGAGCGAGCAGGGGGCGGACATCCTGGTCAACGGGAAAAACGTGATCAACCTTTGCGCGAACAATTACCTGGGACTTTCCTCCCACCCAAAGGTCCTGGAAGCGGCTCATAAAGCCTTGGACAGCAGGGGGTACGGGATGAGCAGCGTGCGCTTTATCTGCGGGACGCAGGACATCCACAAGGAACTAGAGGCAAAAATCTCGCGTTTCCTGGGGACGGAGGACACCATTCTATATGTGGCAGCGTTTGACGCCAACGGCGGGGTTTTCGAACCCTTGTTCGGGGAAGCGGATGCCATCATCTCGGACGAGCTCAACCACGCGTCGATCATCGACGGGGTAAGGTTGTGCAAGGCGCAGCGGTATCGTTATAAAAACAACGACATGGGTGACCTGGAGGCGAAGCTGAAAGAGGCCGCGGGCGCCCGGAGCCGGATCATCGTAACGGACGGCTCCTTTAGCATGGATGGGACCATCGCCCGCCTGGACGAAATCGTGGCCCTGGCGGAAAAATACGACGCCGCGGTGATGAGCGACGAGTCGCACAGCTCCGGCTTCCTGGGCAAGACCGGAAGGGGAACCCATGAATACCGCGGGGTCATGGGGCGGATCGATTTGATCACTGGCACCCTGGGAAAGGCCCTGGGCGGTGCTTCGGGCGGTTTCACCAGCGGACGTAAGGAAGTGATCGACATGTTGCGGCAGCGCAGCCGGCCCTACCTGTTTTCCAATACCCTGGCGCCGAGCATCGTGGGGGCTTCTATCGCGGTGCTCGACATGCTCACCGAAACCACGGCGCTCCGAGACAAGCTGGAGTGGAATACGCGGTATTTCCGGGATAATATGACCGCCGCCGGTTTTGACATCAAGCCTGGCGACCACCCCATCGTACCGATCATGTTGTACGACGCGGTGCTGGCGCAAAAGATGGCGGCCAGCCTGCTCGATGAGGGGATCTATGTGATCGGGTTCTTTTACCCGGTGGTGGCCAAAGGCCAGGCAAGGATCAGGGTGCAGCTGAGCGCGGCCCACGAACAACATCACCTGGACAAGGCGATCGCAGCGTTTACGAAAATCGGGAAATCCCTGGGGGTGATTAAATGA
- a CDS encoding RNA polymerase sigma factor: MSQYADNVYRFILKNLGREEDARDVVQASFEKLWSNREQVDAARSKSYLFTIAYHQMIDHIRKSKRVLLREDFREDAKVQDAPSNNTRKLLMEALSRLNETQRSLVMLKDYEGYSYEEIGRITGLNESQVKVYLHRARVQLRDYIVKMENVL; the protein is encoded by the coding sequence GTGAGCCAGTACGCAGATAATGTGTACCGCTTCATATTGAAGAACTTAGGAAGGGAAGAAGATGCAAGGGACGTGGTTCAGGCCTCCTTCGAAAAGCTATGGAGCAATCGTGAACAGGTGGACGCCGCCCGGAGCAAGTCCTATCTGTTCACGATCGCGTATCACCAGATGATCGATCATATCCGCAAAAGCAAAAGGGTCCTGCTGCGTGAAGACTTCCGTGAAGACGCCAAGGTCCAGGACGCACCCTCGAACAACACCCGGAAGCTTCTGATGGAAGCCTTGAGCCGTTTGAACGAAACCCAGCGAAGCCTGGTCATGCTCAAGGACTACGAGGGGTATAGCTATGAAGAAATCGGCCGTATCACCGGTCTGAACGAAAGCCAGGTGAAGGTATACCTTCACCGCGCCCGCGTCCAGCTCCGGGATTATATCGTTAAAATGGAGAACGTATTATGA